The window tattaaatcatttgatttcagttaaaaaaatagtaaGCAGTATTAAGAGGTATCTTCTCAAAAGTAGTGCATCCGAAGACTCTTGTTAATTTTTCTGTCACTTAATGTgcacattttcacattttttcataATTGTAAATATATTGCCAGTATATTTGCTCCTGGGGTTTATATTGCAATGCCACTTACTGGCTGGGTCTAAAGGAATTGGTAGCTTTTATTATCTGTTTCTGCTGCTAAGATGTAAATTGAGGAATTCTTAGGTTGAGCTGACTTTCTGAAACACATTTAGAAGTGTTGCATACAAAGCAGTCTGTCTCTCtcagtgggttttttgtttcattgccCCTTTCCCCCACAGATTTATCCACCACCTAGCCTGCCACGAAATTACAGACCATTCCATTACTTTCGACCTGTGACAGTAGCTGGGAATGAAAACTGCCATTTACAGAAGGCATTGCAGGAGTCGACTGGGAAACTTGAGAGTGGTCCAGCACACCAAAGCAGGCATGCTTTGAATGCAGCTCAGAGGAGGGAACAGCTAGGAGAGACTGAGCTGAAAGGTATTCAGATACATCACCGTATCTTCGCTTGTGTTTCAAGCATGTTTCTATGTTTGTTTATAGAACAGGAAGCATTTGGTCTGGCCTTGAGTGCTTAttttttatgtaaatatatCAAATCTGGTTACTGTAGCTAGTTAGCATCTCATTGTTCAGTTTCATCTCAGCAGTTGAATTGTTGACGTAActgtctgtattttcatttacttaAATACTTAAACGACAGAAAGTATGTGTTGGATTGTGTTCTGTTGAGGAGGGTTGTGGCCTTTTCTGAATATAGTAGGCTGTGATGGTTTTCTCTGTAAAATGTTTCACTGAAATACATGCAAATATACTAAAAAGATAATTTGTAATTGTGGCTCACATTTGTATGTACAGTAGTAAACTTGAACGAATTATATGTAAACACCATAAAAGATGTAATAGTGGCCAAATTTTTATTTGCCATGTATGCCATTTTATTGTTAATTTCTGCTTTAAGAGCATTTTATCTAAATGTATACACATGTGGTTGGGATTTTTCCTCTACTAAAGTGGAAGAAATACTTCTAgtaatttttcagttctcttttactgctttttttctgctttaggTCCATCTCCTTCTATTTTGGAATATCTGTGTGAGAAAGATAGAGAGAGACTCAAAGAAGTGAAACGAGCATCTGAAcagcaaataaaagcaaaaatagtgTCTCAGCAGTCAGCAAATAGCAGATTGCAGTCAGCCTCTCCAGAAGAATCTGCTCACAAATGGAGAACACTGCTGGAGGGGCAGTTAGCAAATGCTGGTTCTAGTGACTTCAAACCATTtgcaaaaaatccagaaaaacaaaaaagatacGAAAATTTTGTGAAAAGTCttaaacaaggagaaaaaggtaaaagatatcttgattaattttttgtcttccctttttttttttttgtcccaatGCATTTTATATTCACTCTTGAGTTCTTTTCCTGAATTGCACAGCATTtctccttttactttttttcaggACCAGTGTTAACAGAAATCTTTACTGATACTTAGTCGTGTTGATTTCAGGAAAACTGCTCAGTTACTCAGTTGTCAGCAAGTCCTGATTTTAGGCATTACATTTCATACTTCTATGAAGTAGCAGAAGTTAAGTTCTACTTGGTTTCCCTTATTTCATTTGCCAAGGAATACTCAGTTCTGGTCAATGGAACAAGCCTTTTaatttagtttgttttcttcGAGGAGTTTAACTGACAGATCATATAAAGGCAGAAAGGTGATTGGGTAACAGTAGAATGAAAAGAAACCCCATACCCTCTGCAGCAGGGGAAGATAAGAACCCTAAAGTGAATGAAGTATTTCACACTTTGTCAAAACTTGTATTGTATGTCCTTTGGATACTCAAACTTCTGCTGTCACTTACGGTCTTCTCAGAAAAATTTATGACTGTGAAAACACAGCGTACATGCAGAGCTCttaatcaaaaccaaaaaaccatcCAACCTCCTTCATCATCTCTTTTCATGCTGTTTCAGTCTCCTTCcattttgtttaggtttttgctATTAAATGGTACTGTGGTGTATCTTAGATTAAACCAGGTACTTGTGATGCCCTTTGGTGAGTTCTCCAGTACTGTGATTTTCCTGTAAGACATAAAAATTGAAATTGATTTAGGGAGTTTATCATCACCACATGACTTTAAATTGCCTTCAcataagctttttaaaaaaggttggattttttcaaattttgaagTACACTGGGTCTAATGGGGAAGAAGCAAATGGGCACCAGGGAAGTTTGACAGAGGAAAGCATATAGTGACAGATAGAAAACCTGGGTTTATTGCTTAATTGTGGTTTGgggatgttttggtttttgtttttttcaagtccttttcattatataaaataaatattttgtggtCAGTAGCCTCTTCTGGATACCACATTGGGACAGACTACTTGAGCTCTGAACCCATAGTCCCTCTGTTCAGGACTGGGATTTCCCCTGGGTAAAACTGAGTATTCCCAGTTATGACTGTATTATGACTGTAAGTGCCCCCCTAGTcataataatgaaaatgtaGAAATGTATAAATAACTGGAATGGTTAAGGGTCTGTTTAATGTAAGTGCATTTGCTTTGCTGGTattatttcctcttcctttagggagaaaaaaacgAACCTGTTgctgcaaacctgtgtgcaaCCTCTGTATTTTTCAGTGGGCACTACAGACCAGAAAACAAGTTCTGAAAGCCTAGCCAGGCTTAAAATCTTTCTTTCTATGTTTTAGTTATTTGTTAAAGCTTTGGGttatactttttgttttaatcacaTGTTAAATCCATTAACTATTCTGAACATTCTTTAAAGGGCAATGAGTAAGGAATCAGTTTTACAAGTaaacttatttaaaataccAATTTTGTATTTGGCTAATGCTGTCATTCTTGTCTTGAAAAGCTACCTCCATTTATCAGGGATTAACACAGCTGAGATTAATACTGCCCTTAAgataaatattcattaaataCTTGCAAGAACGCTTGCTTattaccctttttttttgtttgtttgtttgtttgaaaggTGTTGATCCAAAGTAAGCTGTTATCTCTGCGAAGCATTTCTCTCCTCATCTTGCTGTTATCTCTGCTAAGCATTTCTCTCCTTATCTTACAGTAGAGACATTGGAGCGCTTTTTAGACCCGAACATGACAGAATGGGAGCGTGGAAGGGAACAGGAGGAGTTCTGCCGTGCAGCCATGTTCTACAGATCCTCAAATTCAACGCTGTCATCCAGATTTACCCGGGCCAAATACGAAGATGATGTTGACAAAGTTGAAGTTCCTCGAGACCAAGAGGTATATGTTGCCTAGAGTCTTTTAACACATTGGAGTTGCACTTGTTGCCTTAGCCCTgaccttctttttctcttaaacTCCTTTGAAGATACATCActcttttgctgctcttttagCAGCTTCTCAAAACACTCGGTGCATACAGAGTAGTGATTTGCTAAACAACATTTAAATATTGATTTGTCGTGCTCGTAAATCTTGCAACAGTTCAGTAAGTTTTTACTTATTTATCGGCTATAAATGTTTGACTTTTTCAGAATGATATTGATGATAAGGAAACAGCTGTGAAGATGAAGATGTTTGGCAAACTCACAAGAGACACATTTGAATGGCATCCTGATAAGCTGCTGTGTAAAAGATTTAATGTTCGTGATCCATATCCTGAGTAAGAGAATTGAGACTTatctttttaaaactttttacaAATTCTGAGTTTTTCATTTGCTTGTGAAAAATCTGGCTTGATGTTTTCTTGTGTCACAAGGTGATACAGAATTGCCCAAAGTTTTTATTTGTGTCAGGAAATAAGGTGACCTCTGATTTGAAGGACTGCTCTAGGGGCTTCAGCTTGTTGTAGCTAATTTGAGGAGTTTTCTGTGTTGGAAACAATAATCAGCAAACTATTTTATTTCCCTCTAGTTCTTCTGTAGTGGGTTTGCCAAAAGTGAAACGAGACAAgtattctgtttttaatttcttaactGTGCCTGAGCCTACCACATCTGTAACTCAAGCAACAAGTGCAAAGATCCAAGAGAGTAACAGTGTCAACAGTAAGTTTGTTGTTACTTTATTAATTTAGCTATACATGAGATAATAGTAtagaaaaattatctttttcatCGAGAACCTagccacattatttttttcatttaaaaaacccaaacaaaggaattaaaaataaaaattcagtgacATAACTGAAGTTAGTGATAATAAAGCTAATTTCTTTTACCTAAAAGATATCTATAGGTCAAGTAttcattatattaaaaaaaagttaaactgAAGAAgcagagtaatttaaaatcaaCTAGGCCATGAAATGCAGAACAATGTGGCATGCAGGTGATTTGAATGTTTTGGATGTTTTAGAACCAAAGAAATCTTCAAGGTGGGATGTGTCAGataaagagaaggagaagaaagattCTATCAGTGAATTCATTAGTCTTGCTAGATCAAAAGCTGATaatcagcagcagccaccagcgCCAGCAACAGAAGAATGTGGAACTGGGACAACTGGAAGTCTTCCCACTGCAGTGAGTTCACAACAGGGTTTGAACTTGAAGGGAATAGCTGTAAACCTTGACAACCCAAAATTAAGATGGGTTAACATATGAATTGCTCTAATACAGATCAGTTTGCACAAGAACCAACTCAGGAGGAGCAAAGGCATGAGATGGCACTTTGAAGAATTTTGAGGTTATAACTCTGGGATACAAGATGTTTGCAGCTTTCCTGTGATTATACTTGAAGCAAAActtaagagaagaaagaatgCAGCTCAGTAGTCTGGGAACCAAATTCAGTAACTTTACCACCACTCAGCTCACAGGcacagaatatatttatttttcctttccatagAAGAGCGCAtatcttgttttccttttgcttaaATTTAGTATTATATAATAGGAGTTTGAATTAATGAATTAGAATTTATAATACCTGGGGATCTATTTTTACAAACTGCACTACTCTTTATAGGACACTGGCTTAGTTTCTCAGCGTTTCAGGGCTTTACTATTTGGGACTAAGATTGtttatttcacagctgttgTGCCATCCAAATGTTTTGTAAATACCTGTCAGCATGTTTGAAGTTGTTCCTTATCAGAGAGAGATTGTTAGTTTCTTTAGTGTTTAAATGTAATTTGTTATGGTGCTATTTAGCAGGTAGATGGTAAAGATGAGAATCAGGAGGAAGAAAGTGGACGACCACCCATGGATTTATTTAAGGCCATCTTTGTGAGCTCCTCAGATGAAAAATCATCTTCCTCTGAAGAAGAGAGTGATGAAGAACAGCAACCAACTACTTCAGAGAGAGAGTCAGAAACCACCAAGCAAGCTGACATGCCAGACAGTTCTTCCTCTAATTTACAAGGTAGTACTTAATGGATGTTCATTTTTAtgcaacataaaataaatacctgGTAAAAGTTTCATTTTGGACTTGCACGTTCTTGGACTGCTAGGACAATGCTGTATGCTCCTGTAGACACTATCTGAGATAGGTGGAGCTGGTTGTgtagaaaatgcaaatatagcACTGAACAAGGCTTTCATGTTACAGTGTTATTAGCATTGTCATGTACCTCTTGTGTAGATTTTACAAGCAAACTGCTGTATGGAACATGCCTGTTCTACAGTGAGGGGGAACAAAGCATCCTgtgtaaaaatgtattttaaatgaaaatacttaGTTCACTTACTGTAGCAGTTGGTTCTattagcatttaatttttagtgTTTATAAACCTTATACATCTCATGGAGTTTTTTATTCATTCTGATTAATGGAAAAATAGTACTGTTACAAAAGGCAAGCAAACAAATGCactgattaataattttatagtttaaaaagtaaattttggtttaaaagaaaaaaaacctatgaGTATGTTGATGTGTTTCAGAATGTCAGCTACCCAGCTGGCCAAAGCAATCCATAGAGATAGAGGATGCTGATCAGTTTGCTCTCTTAAAGGCTTTTAGAAAGCCTCCTTGAACTTTTGCCAATACttcttggaaaaatattttcttattttcctttcaaatatagcaagttttattttgttgttttgttttttttttcatagagaCTGTGACTGTCAAAACTGATTCTGGCATTTCTTCGTTGCCTACTTCAAAGCAGGAAGTGGATGAAACAGAGGAATTTGGACCAAAGTTGCCACCAGCTTTTTCTTCTGGTAGGTTCTGTAAGCATCTAGAGTGTAAATTCTGAGTGTTGAAATTGTATATAAAATACATGATGTCTCtctttaaaaaagcatttgtgaATAGGCCATCTGTCTCTTAAATGTGTGTTATGTAAATAGGCATCAGCAAATGTTTTAATGCCATCCTGTGACCCACCAACAGGAACCTCTTTGCCTGTGCACCAGTTTTGTTTTAAGTCTGTAAAGGTAATGATAAAAAATGGATGTGAAAATATAGGACACCCttgcagtttcatttttttaacagattgCAAAGGCATTTAATTACAGTAGGGATGTTGCAGGTAAGCATTTTAGAcatgtaatttcctttttaaaattaggggttttatttgtttaattatCATGAGGTTAAAAGTAATACAGCATGTAATAACCAAATTACcctatttttgtctttttttaaattcttcataCATTTGCTTTGTACTTTAGGCACTACTTGGCAACAACAAACAGTGGTGCCAGCAACTTTTCCTGGGCCTagtaggaaagaaaaacataggAAAATCAGAGAGAGGCACAAGGCTAAGAAAGAACGCAAAcggaaaaaggaaaaggtattaaatttaaatactgatttttttttatttcttgattcTTTGGTCTGCCTTTCAGAATGGTTTATTATTTATGCTTGgttgtagaaaaaaatatatactggGACTATAATTTAAGCAACAGAATTTCTCTGATGTTTTGAAACCAGAAAATGATCCCACTATGATGCTGCTTTCTCCATATACACTTGTGTGACTACAGGTACAATACTGTGGGTAGTTTCATGTTCTGTGTAGAAGATAACAGATACATTCTGGGAATTGCATTCATGGCTCATATACAAATAACTGTAATGAAAGGTCTATTTTAGGGAGAATTGATTGCTTGGATTAAATTAATGTTGGTTataaatttttttaagcttAGTCTGAGTAATGGAAAAGAGTCATTGATAAGTGTTGTAAAATTAACATTTATCTTTTGTTGACATTCAGAAAAGTTCCAAGTCTTTCACAAGGAGTTAAAGGattatttctgttccttttacagaaaaagaagcataagaagcagaaaaacaaaggaaaacacaagaataaaaaatcagaaaaagacaGCAGCTCAGACACTACAGATAGCAGTGACAGCCTTAGTGATATGGATACCACAGGCTTGTCACCTAAAGAACTTCTAAGAAGGTAAAGTAGATGGGTTACTTAACCACTTGCAAATTTTACAGTGAATAATTAAAACACCAATTTACAAGTTGTCATTCTAGTGAACCTATTTGCAGCAAATGTATATAAGCCAGTTTCTTTATGAAGATAAAATATTGCTCACTTTGGTGAGGAAAGAATACAAATACTAGACATTTTAATCTAGAGGGTAATTAATTTTAGGATAGAAGACTCTTAAGGTAAAGACCACTAAGGCCTAAGACCACTAAGACACAGGCCTAGCAAAGCTGATGGACATTGTAATTAAAGATTACTGTTATTTTTGGAAAGTACTTTGAACTGTAAATAGAAATTGAACTAGTACAGGTGGAAATTGATTGTTTCATTTAGCTAATTCTCTTTACTTGGGAACATTGGAAGAAACATTGTCTGCTAAGATTCCATTCAGATAGATCTGTTGTGTGGCACTGATACTTAAGCTAGTCTGTGCTTCAGCAAGGGACAGTGAAGCAAGCAGAACAATACTTGAGTCACATCCATGTCTTCTAAATTTAGACTGTGCTATTGCATTTTTCTTAACTAGAGACTTGAAGATAGTGCTAACATAAATGTGAAAATCAGAGAAGCACATTGCATAATATTTTGCACACACGCTTGAAGTAAAGTAGGAACAAACATTACTGTCTCTAGTGCAGATCACAGTCAGCTTCAGAAATGTCCCATGTGGAACAGTCACTGTATTGGCTTCTGTGTAGTGTCTGTTACTAGCTAAAGAAAATGTCTCAAGGCATTTGTTGAACACCACATCCATCTGGTCGAATGGCAGAGTGATTGGGGTCGAGGTGTGGAGTGGAATGGGCAGGTACCAACTGCCATTTGAATGGACTCTGCCTTCCATTCCTTTGGAACTGAGTGCCAGCTATGTATTGgtgttttcatattaaaaaacaaactactTCTTGGATTTCTGAACAGCCAAAATCTGTTCTCACACATCTTGCACGAAATAGATTTCTTTGTTCAAGCATTTATTTTGGAATCTTCACATTTGCATGTCTCTCATCAGCGAGAAAATGGTTTTATCTAATACAAGTCAGATCTCTCTCTGAAACTAAGGTTTAAGAACGTGGTGTGTGACTGTTCAGTGtgacctttttccttttttttcctcccttttagATTAAAACAACTTCAGTATTGAAGAGTTCGCTTCTGTTCTCCGGTATTGTGTGACTTGATCTCAAATTTTTGATCTCCTCCATGATGGTAGATCAGTGGTGTATAATGTGAAGCACTATAGATACAGTATTCATATTGAATTTTTATGAAAGTAAATGTACAGATGTTTAGTTTATGATGTTTCATGAGTTAAAAATGTACGGATTATAGAACATTGAAAAGACCCCCTTCTGAGCATAATAATCTGAAATACTGTAGACTCTGTTTtaattaaagcattttaataaaCTTCATTATTACAAATAAGTTCTGCATAGTGATAGTTTTTTATGCCTAGGACCTCTAAAATGCTGGAGAGTAAGTTTTAACCAGAGTTAAGTTAGGAAGTTAAAACTAAAGCAGTGTAAAATTTTTATTGggtgaaagtatttttatttaatctaaTGCAGAATTTCACATTGCAGTTTTCAAGTATCTGGCTGTTACTGTTGCCTCTCCAAATTGTTTTGCATTTACTACAGCAGCTCTAAACCAATGACCTTTATgatagagtcacagaatctgctcagttggaagggacccatcaggatcatccgagtcctggccctgtgcagctCATTTCACATAAATTATTGTGGCTAATGAGCTACAAGATTATGTATGATTATAAACTGCCTCATTTGATGTAGTTACAGAGAAAACTGCTCATGCCACTTTTTCTCTGCAATTGTCATATTGTGGAATAATTTCAGAATGGACCATGAAATAACACTGAGCTGCCTGGAGGTggtggggagcagctctggggccaGCCTGGagccctggctggagctgcaggttcaggtgggctgggctgtgtgcccATGAGGAAAAAGCTCTCTGAAAAGCTCTCTGCCACTTTGTATGCAGTTACTGCTTTATGGCAGCTGGTGTTTGTTAGttctgtgcacacaaacacatgcTTGACAGTCATGAGCAAACTCCCAAATGAGTCAAGAGAAGACTTTTCAAAATATCTGCCCAAATTTGTAACGGTCTTGGCTAAAACATGTGGCCTAAGAGCTCGAAGTGCTGTGTTTTGATGGGCCAGAATCaaggaaacaaatgtttctTCATGATAtttaacaatttttatttttttttttgagaggaaGAAGAGTTTGAAAACAAAcgtccataaaaataaaaacagttccCATCCATCAGCATTTTTCCCTCAACCAGCTCTGGTAAATCTCCAAGGTAGTATCAAGGTTAGAACTTTGCTCAGTCAAGTAGAGTTTGGAACTTAGGATACACTGTCCTATAGTTCCTGCTTTCATACTCCCCCCTCGTGGACTAAAGTGTCAAGCTCTGTGAGCCCATGAGTGCTGTGCAAGCAAAGGACTGCACCTATGCTAAGCAGACTGCAGGCATTGAGATCTGGCATACATTAAGCAATCATGACTTAATCTAAGAACTGGTAATGAGTAGTAGTGCATTAATGTCATAGGAATTCAGATGAAATAACTTAATAAAATATCTACAAAGTTGATTTCCTGCTGTGCAGTGCTACGTTTCTACCATAACCAGAAGTTTTTCCAGGCATACTGAAAAGGCCCAAGAAGCCCAAAAGCATAAAAAGTGCAAAGAAGTTTCAGCTTAGCAACATTATGTTAGCCAAGAGCTGTGGATGGCTAGCtcaaagaaaacaggaaatatagaaggaaaaaagagattttttaatGACAAGTAAGCAAACACATGATAACTGTAAGCATATATTGTAGACTGGAGATATAAATGTCTTAATGTGTTAGTCATGACCTGTACAGTTCAGTAATAGTCAGATTGACAGTTCccaattttcctgctttgtctGAGCTAGGAACtggaacttttatttttctgtcttcagtgAAATGCTATTCAGCTCCCTTAAGTATAAGTAAACTGAAATAAAGACCAGGAAATAAGAAgataatcaattttttttttaagtatagaTCCTTGAATGAAAAGGCTTTAATATGCCACTTGCTCAAAGTGTCTAATTTCTGTTTAAGAAATTTTATCTCTGTCATTTTTATCTAATGAAGTTTTCTTTAACACTTGTTGAGCAATACTTATTTTTCAGAATGTATCTGAAGTATTTCCCCGAGTATTGGGAACTTTCTGACAGCAATGTATAGGCAAGattatgtaaaatatattaagaCAAGCCTTACTTCCTTCCCTACAGGAACAGCTGAAACAATTAGAATTCAGGAAAGTACAGTGGATTTGGATCATGGGGAACTAGGCCAGCCCTGACAATTTTCACTCTGGcattctctttttccctttgaaagaGTAGATACCAAATGACTGTCTGTGTACTGAGAAAGAATTTGAAGTTCTTCTTGACAACAAAGTGTCTCTCTGAACTGACAGTCTACATATCTTTTGGTAAACAAAGATTAATTGTGCATGCAGCAGACAAAGACTGGGTAAGTCTATAGAAGGGCACTTTTCACTGGAAGACTTTTGACTCAACAGAACAATAGTACACAGTAgctttgctcttttattttctttgatcaCAGAGACATTCCTGATCATTCTGGTGTCAGTTAGTACGTTGACACACACTGAGAAAGTaagtgaaaaatacatttacttGCAAGTTTTGTCTGCTATCAAGAGCTGCCAAGTTATCAGGATAGCTCCTTCCAGTGAAAGCCCTTTtgagggagcagctccaggtctgaCACTTAGTGTCCAAAAGGGCAGTTATAGCAGAGGTACAAGATTTTATTCTCCTATTGAAGACCAATGAAAGAACACATAGTGAAGGGAGTTTGTTGCCTACTTTCTGACTGATTCTAAAATCTCTTTGTACTTACACAAAAAATCTGATTGAACTAAGTAGGTTAATCATGGAAATGGAAGATGGCTTACCTAGGTGAAGATACGATGACTGATCCTGTGATACTCTGAAATGTGAGTTACTCTGCATGTCATCAGTCCTCATGGGATTTTGTGGTAGATGCTTACAGTCAGGTGGACACCATAATCCATTTGTAAATTTtgattcatatttttatttattttactaaagAAATTCATAGAAAACACAGAATcgtttgggctggaaggaaccttaaagatcatccagttccatcccccctgccatgggcagctACAccttcccactatcccaggttgttccaagtcctgtccagcctggccttggacatttccagggatgcagcagccacagctttttctggACAACCTGAGGGCCAGGGCCCTCAGGGGCAGGGCCTCACCACCATCACAGCAGAGAACTtcctcctaatatccaatctaaaacTACCCTCTttagtttgaagccattttcccttttcctgcaaATAGTCTCTGTCCATCTTTCTCGCAAGCTCATTTCAGGTACTGGAAAGgcacaattaggtcaccccaaagcctctcttctccaggctgaacaatcccaatgATCTCAGTCTTTCCACGTaacagagctgccccagccctctgatcatctcgatggcctcctctggacctgaTCCAACAGCTTCATGcctttgctgtgctgaggaccccagagctggaggcagtaCTCCAAGGTGGGATCTCACcagagtagaggggcaggatcaccttcCTTGACCTGCCGGCCATGCCTCTTTTGATGCTTTACTTCAAAGCTTTACTTTTGGGTTGGGACTGCATTATGTTTGAGTATCACACAGATACAACAGGAAGATAACCCTTTTCCTGAAATCACTTAAAACTCTTAACAAATAAGTAGCCAGAAGGTGATGGAGAAGTACAATGGCCTCAGGTGTCCCCACAGGAGGCTGAATTTgagtatttgaaaaaaatccttcatggAAAGACTTGTAACAAGCTACCTGGGGCAGTGATGGTGTTATCATCCCAGAGGCATCTAAAGGGAAGGATTGTAAATGTGGCACTAAGGGACATAGTTTTAGTGGTGGTTAGACAAggtttagtggtggacctgGCAGCAGTAGGTAATTGGTTGAACTTCATCACCTTTGAGGTCTTTTCTAACCAAAATAATTCAATGGTGAATGAGCCAGTAATTCAGTATGGGTCATCATCTCAGCACTTCAGTAGTCTGCTGATTGCTGCTGTATCAAAACAAAACGACATCTAAGTggtgatgccttaagttttagcttttgtatttttcagatcCTGCATTAGTGtataactctgaactccatatAAAGTGTTATCAGAGAATTTGGATGGGAAATTCAATCTGAATCACCACGAGGTTTCTTTTGAATTGCAGTGACTACAGCATAGTTTTCTGTAAAAGATGCTCATAATCTCTTCCCCCTCTGTAGATCTCAGGAAGCACTAGAATTCTGGAACATCCAGATTTCTTTTCTGACTGCTTCAAGAATTGCACTTTAATCtagaatttttaaatcttttcccTCTGAGTATTTGAGCTGAAATTTCTGCATAGAGAcagatgttttttaaagaaaatttggtggggtttttgtaattaaaatgcaGGTGGGTTGTAGCTGCCGAACAATTTCTTGTTGGACTGCTTTTAACAGATAAACCACCTGGTCATTTGTTCCTTAATCACTTGGTTTCAGTCCTGCAAAATGACTTTTCAAGGCTTTAagcctgtgctggctgtgagaTTTTAAGCAGCTCCAGAGAGTTCACAGAACTGTTTGTGTGATCAGAACTCAGAATATGGTTCTGATGCTTTGCTGGATGGAGACAGGGATCTCACAGTTGCAGGATGCTCTTTGAGAGATTTGTAATGGTTACAAAAACTCACTCTTCCTGTGTTCTTCATCTGTGTGTCAGGGGACAGCAATTCTCTATCAGattgctgctttgctgctgatAGTCATTACTTGTGCACAGCAACCTGGGACAAAAGCTTAAAAAGATGGGATATAAAGACAGGAGTGTTTTAATGTAATGAATGAACCAGATTCCTGCCAAGCATTTGAGCTTCTGTTAGTTCCTCTCTTTTTAGCCAAGAATGGAGAGATATCTCAACACCTAGTGGGTGATGTATCTCAACACCCATCTGTAGGATATCTCAGATATGAGTGACTAATCatgcaaggaatt of the Cinclus cinclus chromosome 11, bCinCin1.1, whole genome shotgun sequence genome contains:
- the GPATCH1 gene encoding G patch domain-containing protein 1 isoform X3, producing MAAAESGDSEEEDLVSYGTALPPLQEGERIKKPVPLQEQTVKDAKGRYQRFHGAFTGGFSAGYFNTVGTKEGWTPSAFVSSRQKRADRTTLGPEDFMDEEDLSEFGIAPKDITTTDDFASKAKDRIKEKARQIAGVVAPIPGTTAFDDLIGPSKKTIGVELLRKMGWKEGQGIGPRVKRKACRQKPDPTVKIYGCALPPGLSEGSEDEEDEYQPENVTFAPKDVMPVDLTPKDDVHGLGYKGLDPSQALFGVSGREHLNLFTAGSEETGNLLGDLRHSKGRKLGITGQAFGVGALEEEDDDIYATDTLLKYDTVLKDEEPGDGLYGWTAPKQYKSKKRPEREFKYVGKVLAGFCLASKSSAPIKIYPPPSLPRNYRPFHYFRPVTVAGNENCHLQKALQESTGKLESGPAHQSRHALNAAQRREQLGETELKGPSPSILEYLCEKDRERLKEVKRASEQQIKAKIVSQQSANSRLQSASPEESAHKWRTLLEGQLANAGSSDFKPFAKNPEKQKRYENFVKSLKQGEKVETLERFLDPNMTEWERGREQEEFCRAAMFYRSSNSTLSSRFTRAKYEDDVDKVEVPRDQENDIDDKETAVKMKMFGKLTRDTFEWHPDKLLCKRFNVRDPYPDSSVVGLPKVKRDKYSVFNFLTVPEPTTSVTQATSAKIQESNSVNKPKKSSRWDVSDKEKEKKDSISEFISLARSKADNQQQPPAPATEECGTGTTGSLPTAISLHKNQLRRSKGMRWHFEEF
- the GPATCH1 gene encoding G patch domain-containing protein 1 isoform X2, translated to MAAAESGDSEEEDLVSYGTALPPLQEGERIKKPVPLQEQTVKDAKGRYQRFHGAFTGGFSAGYFNTVGTKEGWTPSAFVSSRQKRADRTTLGPEDFMDEEDLSEFGIAPKDITTTDDFASKAKDRIKEKARQIAGVVAPIPGTTAFDDLIGPSKKTIGVELLRKMGWKEGQGIGPRVKRKACRQKPDPTVKIYGCALPPGLSEGSEDEEDEYQPENVTFAPKDVMPVDLTPKDDVHGLGYKGLDPSQALFGVSGREHLNLFTAGSEETGNLLGDLRHSKGRKLGITGQAFGVGALEEEDDDIYATDTLLKYDTVLKDEEPGDGLYGWTAPKQYKSKKRPEREFKYVGKVLAGFCLASKSSAPIKIYPPPSLPRNYRPFHYFRPVTVAGNENCHLQKALQESTGKLESGPAHQSRHALNAAQRREQLGETELKGPSPSILEYLCEKDRERLKEVKRASEQQIKAKIVSQQSANSRLQSASPEESAHKWRTLLEGQLANAGSSDFKPFAKNPEKQKRYENFVKSLKQGEKETLERFLDPNMTEWERGREQEEFCRAAMFYRSSNSTLSSRFTRAKYEDDVDKVEVPRDQENDIDDKETAVKMKMFGKLTRDTFEWHPDKLLCKRFNVRDPYPDSSVVGLPKVKRDKYSVFNFLTVPEPTTSVTQATSAKIQESNSVNKPKKSSRWDVSDKEKEKKDSISEFISLARSKADNQQQPPAPATEECGTGTTGSLPTAQVDGKDENQEEESGRPPMDLFKAIFVSSSDEKSSSSEEESDEEQQPTTSERESETTKQADMPDSSSSNLQETVTVKTDSGISSLPTSKQEVDETEEFGPKLPPAFSSGTTWQQQTVVPATFPGPSRKEKHRKIRERHKAKKERKRKKEKKKKHKKQKNKGKHKNKKSEKDSSSDTTDSSDSLSDMDTTGLSPKELLRRLKQLQY